The Megasphaera stantonii genome includes a window with the following:
- a CDS encoding LpxI family protein produces MEKVGLFAGVGQLPVEFMRAAKMLGHEVVVIAVVDGVAPELEQEADAYYAINVAKLDKVIKTMKKEGVTKVTMIGKVTKEILFKGLKFPDLRAIKLLAKLRNRKDDTIMLAIVEEIEKDGIEVVDQTLYLKPLMPPTGVLTKRRPTPEEEDDIRFGFVTAKAMGGMDIGQTVVVKNKAVMAVEAIEGTDACIRRGGELGRGKSVVVKVAKPNQDVRFDVPAVGKQTIQSMLDSGCTVLAMEAERTLFVEQEEVLKLANAHDLCICAVDKTF; encoded by the coding sequence ATGGAAAAAGTCGGATTGTTCGCTGGCGTAGGCCAGCTGCCTGTAGAATTTATGCGCGCCGCCAAGATGCTGGGCCATGAAGTTGTAGTCATCGCCGTCGTCGACGGCGTAGCGCCGGAGTTGGAGCAAGAAGCCGACGCTTACTACGCCATCAACGTGGCCAAGCTGGATAAGGTCATTAAGACCATGAAAAAGGAAGGCGTGACCAAGGTCACGATGATCGGCAAGGTTACGAAGGAAATCCTGTTCAAGGGGCTGAAATTCCCTGACTTGCGGGCTATTAAGCTGCTGGCAAAGCTCCGCAACCGCAAGGATGATACGATTATGCTGGCGATTGTCGAAGAAATCGAAAAAGACGGCATTGAAGTCGTCGACCAGACGCTGTACCTCAAGCCGCTCATGCCGCCGACGGGCGTGCTGACGAAGCGCCGGCCCACTCCGGAAGAAGAGGACGATATCCGCTTTGGCTTCGTCACGGCGAAAGCCATGGGCGGCATGGATATCGGCCAGACTGTCGTCGTAAAAAACAAGGCTGTCATGGCTGTCGAAGCCATTGAAGGCACGGACGCCTGCATCCGCCGCGGCGGCGAGCTGGGACGGGGAAAATCGGTCGTCGTAAAGGTCGCCAAGCCGAATCAGGACGTGCGGTTCGACGTGCCGGCCGTAGGCAAGCAGACCATTCAATCCATGCTGGACAGCGGCTGCACCGTCCTGGCGATGGAAGCGGAGCGGACCTTGTTTGTGGAACAGGAAGAGGTCTTGAAGCTGGCCAATGCCCACGATTTGTGCATCTGCGCCGTAGATAAGACGTTCTGA
- the lpxB gene encoding lipid-A-disaccharide synthase, whose translation MKIMFSAGEASGDMHGANLAKALRELDPSVELLGMGGARMEEAGVNIIYDIKNLGFIGVGEILRKIPFFFRLRDFLIRKMKEEKPDLLVCIDYPGFNMQLIKKAKAAGITVVYYILPTIWAWHKSRGHTIAKYSDLAISLFPFEADMYKAMGTNVVYAGHPLLDSVHPSMSRGEAEAFFGLDASKKTILLMPGSRMQEVRGLLPVMLEGVRKIQETVPDVQCLLPRASTIDTSVLEAIIGEHDVPVTIGENTHVYDMMQVSTAAIAASGTATLETALMKVPTLLVYRVAPLTYWLSKVLVHIENIGLPNIIMGRRIMPELWQDDVTPEGIASVVAPLLHDAGRWEQLRDAMADVGRTMGEAGSVRRIARTILHFAKENHPNEAI comes from the coding sequence ATGAAAATCATGTTTTCCGCCGGCGAAGCGTCCGGCGATATGCACGGCGCCAACTTAGCGAAAGCCCTGCGGGAACTGGACCCCAGCGTAGAATTGCTGGGCATGGGCGGAGCCCGTATGGAAGAGGCCGGCGTAAACATCATATATGATATTAAAAATCTGGGATTTATCGGCGTAGGCGAAATTCTGCGCAAGATTCCCTTTTTCTTCCGTCTCCGCGATTTTCTCATCCGGAAGATGAAGGAAGAAAAACCGGATTTGCTGGTCTGCATCGATTATCCCGGCTTTAATATGCAGCTCATCAAGAAGGCCAAGGCTGCCGGCATTACCGTCGTCTATTACATCTTGCCGACGATCTGGGCCTGGCACAAGAGCCGGGGTCATACGATTGCCAAGTATTCCGATTTGGCTATTTCCCTGTTTCCCTTTGAGGCGGACATGTATAAGGCCATGGGGACGAACGTCGTCTATGCGGGCCATCCCCTTCTCGACTCGGTCCATCCGTCTATGAGCCGCGGCGAAGCGGAGGCCTTTTTCGGCCTGGATGCCAGCAAGAAGACGATACTGCTCATGCCGGGCAGCCGGATGCAGGAAGTGCGGGGATTGCTGCCGGTCATGCTGGAAGGCGTACGGAAGATACAGGAAACGGTGCCCGATGTGCAGTGCCTCTTGCCGCGGGCTTCGACGATCGATACGTCGGTGCTGGAAGCAATCATAGGGGAGCATGATGTTCCCGTCACGATCGGTGAGAATACCCATGTATACGATATGATGCAGGTCAGCACGGCGGCTATTGCCGCCTCGGGGACGGCGACGCTGGAAACGGCCCTCATGAAGGTGCCTACCCTTTTGGTGTACCGCGTGGCGCCCCTTACGTACTGGCTGTCGAAAGTATTAGTTCACATAGAAAATATCGGCCTTCCCAATATCATCATGGGGCGGCGCATCATGCCGGAGCTGTGGCAGGACGACGTGACGCCTGAGGGCATCGCCAGTGTCGTCGCGCCGTTATTGCACGATGCCGGGCGCTGGGAACAGCTGCGGGACGCCATGGCCGACGTAGGCCGCACCATGGGCGAAGCCGGCTCCGTACGCCGCATCGCCCGGACGATATTACATTTTGCTAAGGAGAACCATCCGAATGAAGCAATATAA
- the msbA gene encoding lipid A export permease/ATP-binding protein MsbA — protein sequence MKQYNSWQSYKRLLRFITPYKKRLVVAVICMAFSGASNVVVPWLIKDVIDKVLANKDIYTLNLIVISILVLFLLRGFFYFGERYLMSFVGQRIVNDIREKLYRHLQILSLSYFDRRKTGNIMSNLTNDVTALQTAIAGNLISFVQESVILIGSLVSMLVLNWKLTLLTLVIVPLVVVTINVFGKRLRRAGHEVQGKMADITALLEEAISGIRIIRSFNREAFEIKRFVKQNDNNFWALMKTTRLTAMLTPFIQFFAAIAITGIIWYGGMSVIDGDMTAGELIAFLIYAINLANPVRRISEIYGDIQRSLAAADRVFETLDTEPDVKEKEGAVELPPVQGHIEFDHISFAYDAEHPALTDFNLSVKPGQIVALVGPSGAGKSTVANLLPRFYDVTSGRLTIDGVDVRDVTFSSLRQQIGLVPQETMLFNATVRENILYGRLDASDDEIVAAAKAANAHDFIMSLPHGYESIVGDRGSALSGGQRQRIAIARAILKNPRILILDEATSALDTESEKIVQAALDRLMEGRTAVVIAHRLSTVRDADHIVVIDHGHIAEEGTHEELLAKKGLYANLYAVQFKDNAEG from the coding sequence ATGAAGCAATATAACAGCTGGCAAAGCTATAAACGTTTGTTGAGGTTTATTACGCCGTATAAAAAACGCCTCGTCGTAGCCGTTATTTGTATGGCCTTTTCCGGCGCGAGCAACGTCGTCGTGCCGTGGCTGATTAAAGACGTTATCGATAAGGTATTGGCGAATAAGGATATTTATACGCTCAACCTCATCGTCATCAGTATTTTGGTATTGTTCCTCCTGCGCGGCTTTTTCTATTTCGGCGAACGCTACCTCATGAGCTTCGTCGGGCAGCGAATCGTAAACGACATACGGGAGAAGCTGTACCGTCATCTGCAGATTTTATCGCTGTCGTATTTTGACCGCCGCAAGACCGGGAATATCATGAGCAACCTGACGAACGATGTCACGGCGCTGCAGACGGCCATTGCCGGCAACCTGATATCCTTCGTGCAGGAATCGGTCATCCTCATCGGCTCCCTCGTTTCGATGCTGGTGCTGAACTGGAAGCTGACCCTGCTGACCCTGGTCATCGTGCCCCTCGTCGTCGTGACAATCAACGTATTCGGCAAGCGATTGCGCCGGGCCGGCCACGAAGTGCAGGGCAAGATGGCCGATATTACGGCCCTTTTGGAAGAGGCCATTTCCGGCATCCGCATTATCCGTTCCTTTAACCGCGAGGCCTTTGAAATCAAACGGTTCGTCAAGCAGAACGACAACAACTTCTGGGCCCTCATGAAGACGACGCGGCTGACGGCTATGCTGACGCCGTTCATTCAGTTTTTTGCAGCCATCGCCATTACGGGGATTATCTGGTACGGCGGCATGAGCGTCATCGACGGCGATATGACGGCCGGCGAGCTCATCGCCTTCCTGATTTACGCCATCAACCTGGCCAATCCCGTGCGGCGCATCAGCGAAATATACGGCGATATCCAGCGGTCCCTGGCCGCTGCCGACCGGGTATTTGAGACCCTCGACACGGAACCGGACGTCAAAGAAAAGGAAGGCGCCGTCGAATTGCCGCCCGTACAGGGCCACATCGAATTCGACCACATTTCCTTTGCCTATGACGCGGAGCATCCGGCCCTTACGGATTTCAACCTGTCCGTCAAGCCCGGCCAAATAGTAGCCCTCGTCGGGCCCAGCGGCGCCGGGAAATCGACGGTGGCCAACTTGCTGCCTCGTTTCTATGACGTGACGAGCGGCCGCCTGACCATCGACGGCGTCGACGTCCGCGACGTGACCTTTTCCTCACTGCGCCAGCAAATCGGCTTGGTGCCGCAGGAGACAATGCTGTTCAACGCGACGGTCCGGGAAAATATCCTCTACGGCCGGCTGGACGCCAGCGACGACGAAATCGTAGCGGCTGCCAAGGCGGCCAACGCCCATGACTTCATCATGAGCCTGCCTCACGGCTATGAATCCATCGTCGGCGACCGGGGCAGCGCCTTGTCCGGCGGCCAGCGCCAGCGCATCGCCATTGCCCGGGCTATCTTGAAGAATCCGCGGATTCTCATCCTCGACGAAGCGACGTCGGCCCTCGATACGGAAAGCGAAAAGATCGTGCAGGCCGCTCTGGACCGCCTAATGGAAGGCCGGACGGCCGTCGTCATCGCCCATCGCCTGAGCACGGTGCGCGACGCCGACCATATCGTCGTCATCGACCACGGCCATATTGCCGAAGAAGGAACCCATGAAGAGCTGCTGGCTAAAAAGGGCTTGTATGCGAACTTGTATGCCGTGCAGTTTAAAGATAACGCAGAAGGATAA
- a CDS encoding 3-deoxy-D-manno-octulosonic acid transferase: MYWLYNVLLLVYWATLIPMLIYRLIREEGFYQRIKQSIGFLPDDLKEKISNRHAIWVHAASVGEIVAASPIVREMRKTHPNEVIIVSVVTATGFRMAHQIIKGADGILYFPLDLPYLTDRILTIVKPRAIVLVETEIWPNFLRIAARKNIPVMMMNGRISRRSSSRYRMITFFTRRVLSTIYVFCMQSRIDAQYIIDIGADPNKVIVTGNTKYDQTYGIVTDEEKKRYLKELGFDENTYPIMIAGSTHKGENVSVYKAFCNIRNHFPGAKLIIAPRYIHQADLIYDEGVKHGVTMVKRSDMVAGKQIAGPYDGVLLDTIGELGRVYSLGDLIFVGGSLAHIGGHNILEPAAHGKPIVVGPNMFNFVEIFDLLSSRGACVMVRNEEEFIDTCLDILIHPEKAEEMKRHCLEIVEENQGATKKNLDELQRLLDEVYGHYEVDKK; this comes from the coding sequence ATGTATTGGCTGTACAACGTACTGCTGCTGGTGTATTGGGCGACGCTGATTCCCATGCTCATTTACCGCCTGATTCGCGAAGAAGGCTTTTATCAGCGCATCAAACAGAGCATCGGGTTTCTGCCGGATGATTTAAAAGAAAAAATATCGAACCGCCACGCCATCTGGGTGCACGCCGCGTCGGTCGGAGAAATCGTAGCGGCCAGCCCTATCGTGCGGGAAATGCGCAAGACCCATCCGAACGAGGTCATCATCGTGTCCGTCGTCACGGCGACGGGATTCCGCATGGCCCATCAGATTATCAAGGGCGCCGACGGGATTTTATATTTCCCTCTGGACCTGCCGTACCTGACGGACCGCATTTTGACCATCGTCAAGCCGCGGGCCATCGTCCTTGTCGAGACGGAAATCTGGCCGAACTTCCTGCGCATCGCGGCCCGCAAGAATATTCCCGTCATGATGATGAACGGGCGCATCAGCCGCCGCAGCTCCAGCCGGTACCGCATGATTACCTTCTTTACGCGCCGCGTCTTGTCGACGATTTACGTGTTCTGCATGCAGAGCCGCATCGACGCCCAATATATCATTGACATCGGCGCCGACCCCAATAAGGTCATCGTCACGGGCAATACGAAGTACGACCAGACCTACGGCATCGTGACGGATGAAGAAAAGAAGCGCTACCTCAAGGAGCTGGGATTCGACGAAAACACCTATCCCATCATGATTGCCGGCAGCACCCATAAGGGGGAAAACGTGTCGGTATACAAGGCGTTCTGCAATATACGGAACCATTTCCCCGGAGCGAAGCTCATCATAGCGCCGCGCTACATTCATCAGGCCGACCTCATTTACGACGAAGGCGTCAAGCACGGCGTGACGATGGTCAAACGCAGCGACATGGTAGCGGGAAAGCAAATTGCCGGCCCATACGACGGCGTCCTCCTCGATACGATCGGCGAGCTGGGCCGGGTGTACAGCCTGGGCGATTTGATCTTCGTCGGCGGCAGCCTGGCCCATATCGGCGGCCATAATATCCTGGAGCCGGCGGCGCACGGCAAGCCGATTGTCGTCGGGCCGAACATGTTTAATTTCGTAGAAATTTTCGATCTTCTCAGCAGCCGCGGCGCCTGCGTCATGGTGCGGAATGAAGAAGAGTTTATTGATACCTGTCTGGATATACTGATTCACCCTGAAAAGGCGGAAGAAATGAAGCGCCACTGCCTGGAAATCGTCGAAGAAAATCAAGGGGCGACCAAGAAGAACCTCGACGAGCTGCAGCGGCTGCTGGACGAAGTATACGGACATTATGAAGTAGACAAGAAGTAA
- the lpxK gene encoding tetraacyldisaccharide 4'-kinase, with translation MALRTKLAAYFLDLMNGSSSHCWDGLVLGALERAAVLYRKGVEKKYRSYADHPERQVRLDAVVISLGNITVGGTGKTPAACMLAQRLQREGYRVALLNRGYRSQKEHDGAVMSDGRQVLLSAAEGGDEACLMARSLPGIPVVIGRERRRSGQMAIEQFGSQVLLLDDGFQHWQLHRDLDIVLVDATNPFGNGKVLPRGILREPMEHLNRAGLFLITKCDQASREAIDAVYGALQAYNPDAPIAESVHRAKWCISFSDWNGMKGRENCQALPKGTKAVAVSALGNPASFEQTIRSFGYDVVQALRYDDHHHYGTDDMAAMKKAADAAGAVLITTEKDAVKLNPEWIRQYDLPLYVLGIALEVTRGGEQIDKVLRHVIGG, from the coding sequence ATGGCATTGCGCACGAAACTTGCCGCGTACTTTCTCGATTTGATGAACGGCTCGTCCTCCCATTGCTGGGACGGGCTGGTGCTGGGCGCGCTGGAGCGTGCCGCCGTCCTGTACCGGAAGGGCGTCGAGAAAAAATACCGTTCCTATGCGGACCATCCGGAACGGCAGGTCCGGCTGGACGCCGTCGTCATCAGCCTCGGCAACATTACCGTCGGCGGGACGGGAAAGACGCCGGCTGCCTGTATGCTGGCCCAGCGGCTGCAGCGGGAAGGATACCGCGTAGCCCTGCTCAACCGGGGATACCGCTCTCAGAAGGAACACGACGGGGCGGTCATGTCCGACGGACGGCAGGTGCTGCTGTCGGCGGCGGAAGGCGGCGACGAAGCGTGCCTCATGGCCCGCAGCCTGCCGGGGATTCCCGTCGTCATCGGACGGGAACGCCGACGGAGCGGACAAATGGCTATCGAGCAGTTCGGCTCGCAGGTCTTGCTGCTGGACGACGGCTTTCAGCACTGGCAGCTGCATCGGGACTTGGATATCGTCCTCGTCGACGCAACCAATCCCTTCGGCAACGGCAAGGTATTGCCGCGGGGGATTCTGCGCGAGCCCATGGAGCACCTGAATCGGGCCGGCCTGTTTCTCATTACGAAATGCGACCAGGCGTCGCGGGAAGCCATCGACGCCGTGTACGGCGCGCTGCAGGCCTATAATCCCGACGCGCCCATTGCAGAATCGGTCCATCGGGCTAAGTGGTGCATATCCTTCAGCGACTGGAACGGCATGAAGGGGCGGGAAAACTGCCAGGCTCTTCCTAAGGGAACGAAGGCCGTCGCCGTATCGGCCCTGGGAAACCCGGCGTCCTTTGAGCAGACGATTCGCTCTTTTGGATATGACGTCGTTCAGGCCCTGCGTTACGACGACCACCATCACTATGGAACCGACGACATGGCGGCGATGAAAAAGGCGGCAGACGCCGCAGGCGCCGTGCTGATTACGACGGAAAAGGACGCCGTAAAGCTCAATCCGGAATGGATCAGACAATACGATCTGCCCCTGTACGTCCTGGGCATCGCGCTGGAAGTTACAAGGGGCGGAGAACAGATAGATAAGGTATTACGCCACGTAATAGGAGGTTAG
- the kdsB gene encoding 3-deoxy-manno-octulosonate cytidylyltransferase, which produces MKFVCIIPSRYASTRLPGKPLADIAGKPMVQRVYEQAAKAAKLEQVVVAVDNPKVYDTVVSFGGHAVMTREDHANGTDRLAEAVAHFPDADVIVNVQGDEPLIAPDVIDALCAVFEEDPSLSMATVASPLAEEEYNEPSAVKVVMNQKDEAMYFSRSLIPYPRNAFDDTIRPYKHIGIYAYRRDFLLQYAAMEQTPAEKVESLEQLRVLENGYKIKVIKTNHTFIGIDTPEDLEHIRAYFAQKGE; this is translated from the coding sequence ATGAAATTTGTATGCATCATCCCATCCCGCTACGCCTCGACGCGCCTGCCGGGCAAGCCGCTGGCCGATATTGCCGGCAAGCCTATGGTGCAGCGCGTATATGAACAAGCGGCGAAGGCGGCGAAGCTGGAACAAGTCGTCGTCGCCGTCGATAATCCGAAAGTGTACGACACAGTCGTCTCCTTCGGCGGCCATGCCGTCATGACGCGGGAAGACCACGCCAACGGCACGGACCGCCTGGCCGAGGCGGTAGCTCATTTCCCTGACGCCGATGTCATCGTCAACGTCCAGGGCGACGAGCCTCTCATTGCGCCCGACGTCATCGACGCCTTGTGTGCCGTCTTTGAAGAAGACCCGTCCCTGTCCATGGCTACGGTCGCCTCGCCGCTGGCAGAAGAAGAGTACAATGAGCCGAGCGCCGTCAAGGTCGTCATGAATCAGAAAGACGAAGCCATGTACTTTTCCAGATCCCTGATTCCCTATCCGCGCAACGCCTTTGACGATACGATACGCCCGTATAAGCACATCGGCATTTACGCCTACCGCCGCGATTTCCTGCTGCAGTACGCCGCTATGGAACAGACGCCGGCGGAAAAAGTGGAATCGCTGGAACAGTTGCGGGTTCTGGAAAATGGATATAAGATAAAGGTAATCAAGACAAACCATACGTTTATCGGCATCGATACGCCGGAAGATTTAGAACACATCCGCGCATACTTCGCGCAAAAGGGAGAATAA
- the kdsA gene encoding 3-deoxy-8-phosphooctulonate synthase, protein MEQVKRVAVGNQTVGGDGKLFVMAGPCVLEETERVLNIGREMKRICESLGVTYIFKASFDKANRSSYTSFRGPGLTEGLRTLKYIKEELGVPVVSDVHSIEQVEPAAEVLDILQIPAFLCRQTDLLEAAAKTGKCVNVKKGQFMAPEDMKNVVDKITYMGNENIMLTERGFCLGYHNLVVDMRSFPIMRSFGYPVVFDATHSVQLPGGAGTKSAGLRQYIGNLARAAAGSGIDGVFMEVHDNPAEALCDGPNMLYLSQVEGVLRDMIAINDITRRSVSTAK, encoded by the coding sequence ATGGAACAAGTAAAACGCGTAGCCGTAGGAAATCAGACTGTCGGCGGAGACGGAAAGCTCTTCGTCATGGCCGGCCCCTGCGTGCTGGAAGAAACGGAACGGGTGCTGAATATCGGCCGGGAAATGAAGCGGATCTGCGAATCCCTGGGGGTCACGTATATCTTCAAGGCCTCCTTTGATAAGGCGAACCGCTCGTCCTACACGTCCTTCCGCGGCCCGGGACTGACGGAAGGGCTGCGCACCTTGAAGTATATTAAAGAAGAATTAGGCGTGCCCGTCGTCAGCGACGTCCACTCCATCGAGCAGGTAGAGCCAGCGGCAGAGGTGCTGGATATCCTGCAGATTCCCGCTTTCCTCTGCCGGCAGACGGACCTTCTGGAAGCGGCGGCGAAGACGGGCAAGTGCGTCAACGTAAAAAAAGGCCAGTTCATGGCCCCGGAAGACATGAAAAACGTCGTCGACAAGATCACCTATATGGGCAATGAAAATATCATGCTGACAGAACGGGGATTCTGCCTGGGATACCATAACCTCGTCGTCGACATGCGCAGTTTCCCCATTATGCGCAGCTTCGGCTATCCCGTCGTGTTCGACGCGACGCACAGCGTCCAGCTGCCCGGCGGCGCCGGCACGAAATCGGCAGGCCTTCGCCAGTACATCGGCAACCTGGCCAGAGCGGCGGCCGGTTCGGGCATCGACGGCGTATTCATGGAAGTGCACGATAATCCTGCCGAAGCTTTATGCGACGGCCCGAATATGTTATACTTGTCGCAAGTAGAAGGCGTGCTGCGCGATATGATCGCCATCAACGACATTACCCGCAGAAGCGTCAGTACGGCGAAATAA
- a CDS encoding KpsF/GutQ family sugar-phosphate isomerase → MDILAEARDVLQQEAKGIENLIPTLDQNFVNAVHMIMESKGRTIVTGMGKSGHIARKVSATLSSTGTPSIFLHPAEGIHGDLGMVTGDDVVLAFSNSGETVEILNILPSLKRIGAKIIAVVGNHNSTLAKNSDVILDASVEKEACPLGLAPTTSTTVALALGDALAIVLLSCHHFTKNQFAIYHPGGALGRKLLMTVENVMHKGNDNPVISEDSIVQDALFMMTEKGLGAVSVVDEEGRLVGLVTDGDVRRGLETGSNFLQWPVDAMMTKNPRQITSDKLAAEALHIMEKNQPRPITVLPVVDGDGKAVGMVHLTDLLRQGVV, encoded by the coding sequence ATGGATATATTAGCAGAAGCAAGAGACGTACTCCAGCAAGAAGCAAAAGGCATTGAAAATCTCATTCCTACGCTGGATCAAAACTTCGTCAATGCCGTGCATATGATTATGGAATCGAAAGGCCGCACCATTGTAACCGGCATGGGAAAATCGGGCCATATCGCCCGCAAGGTATCGGCGACGCTGTCGAGCACGGGCACGCCGTCTATTTTCCTCCACCCGGCCGAAGGCATTCACGGCGACTTGGGCATGGTGACGGGAGACGACGTCGTCCTGGCCTTTTCCAACAGCGGCGAAACCGTGGAAATTTTGAATATCCTGCCGTCGCTGAAACGAATCGGCGCTAAAATCATCGCCGTCGTAGGCAATCACAACTCGACGCTGGCTAAAAATTCCGACGTCATCCTCGACGCATCCGTCGAAAAGGAAGCCTGCCCCCTGGGCTTGGCGCCGACGACGAGCACGACGGTGGCCTTAGCCCTCGGCGACGCCCTGGCTATCGTCCTGCTGTCGTGTCATCACTTTACGAAAAATCAGTTTGCCATTTATCATCCCGGCGGAGCTCTCGGCCGCAAGCTGCTCATGACCGTTGAAAACGTCATGCACAAGGGCAATGACAATCCGGTCATTTCCGAAGACAGCATCGTGCAGGACGCCTTGTTCATGATGACGGAAAAGGGATTGGGCGCCGTGTCGGTCGTCGACGAAGAAGGCCGCCTTGTCGGTCTCGTTACAGACGGCGACGTTCGCCGCGGCCTGGAAACGGGATCTAACTTCCTCCAGTGGCCTGTCGACGCCATGATGACTAAAAATCCCCGTCAGATTACGAGCGATAAGCTGGCTGCCGAAGCCCTTCATATCATGGAAAAGAACCAGCCTCGTCCGATTACGGTACTGCCCGTCGTCGACGGCGACGGCAAGGCCGTCGGCATGGTTCACCTGACGGATTTGCTGCGGCAGGGAGTCGTCTGA
- a CDS encoding KdsC family phosphatase, translating into MDGWREIKLLAFDVDGVLTDGTIYYGPGGDAMKGFSARDGMGISLARAAGLKTAIITGRRSPMVERRAEDLHIDYVMQNTSDKLAAFSQLCQDLGISMGEAAYMGDDLNDLAVVAKAGCGASPADGCAEVREAASFVSAYAGGHGALREWVEYILKQQHQWDSVLSRYMSGMAAVIQ; encoded by the coding sequence ATGGACGGCTGGAGGGAAATTAAATTGTTGGCCTTCGACGTAGACGGAGTGCTGACGGACGGTACGATTTATTACGGCCCCGGCGGCGACGCCATGAAGGGCTTTTCCGCCCGCGACGGCATGGGGATTTCCCTGGCCCGGGCGGCAGGTCTTAAAACGGCTATTATTACGGGACGCCGTTCGCCTATGGTCGAGCGGCGGGCCGAGGATTTGCATATCGACTACGTGATGCAGAATACGTCGGACAAGCTGGCCGCTTTTTCCCAGCTTTGTCAGGACCTGGGCATATCGATGGGGGAAGCCGCCTATATGGGCGACGATTTGAACGACCTGGCCGTCGTGGCGAAAGCCGGATGCGGCGCTTCGCCGGCCGACGGCTGCGCGGAGGTGCGCGAGGCGGCCTCCTTTGTATCGGCCTATGCCGGCGGCCACGGCGCGCTGCGCGAGTGGGTCGAATATATTTTAAAACAGCAGCACCAGTGGGACAGTGTCCTCAGCCGCTATATGAGCGGCATGGCAGCAGTGATTCAATAG
- a CDS encoding lysophospholipid acyltransferase family protein: MFKDWQYHAARGLGKLLCCLPYPAVISLGRTLGPVIGKRLKKQYERGIFHIMRGMECDRGAAEQIMHGLFQNLGQSLMEILYTPKLNKDNISQYVTLEHPERLDAALKENKGVIVLTGHIGNWEWMGASLALYGYPTTTIVKKQPNDQVTRLLNENREMMGLEVFARGGNEMIIAARALKRKKILGFLADQDGGFYGVPQPFLGKMSSTPRGPAQFARKFRSPILPIFAIHDEHHRHRVVIGEVMYYEDTGNKDEDIARLTRKMAVLTEQFIKDHPTEWLWFQHRWSTAPEEIIALHQGAEADGSDDNTTQAE; this comes from the coding sequence GTGTTTAAGGATTGGCAGTATCACGCTGCGCGGGGATTAGGCAAGTTGCTGTGCTGTCTTCCGTATCCAGCCGTTATTTCTTTGGGGCGAACCTTGGGCCCGGTTATAGGAAAGCGATTGAAAAAACAGTACGAGCGCGGAATTTTCCACATCATGCGCGGCATGGAATGCGATAGGGGCGCGGCGGAACAGATCATGCACGGCCTGTTTCAGAATTTGGGCCAGTCGCTGATGGAAATTCTCTACACGCCGAAGCTGAATAAAGATAATATTTCCCAGTATGTTACGCTGGAGCATCCGGAACGGCTGGACGCGGCGCTGAAAGAAAACAAAGGCGTCATCGTGCTGACCGGCCACATCGGTAACTGGGAATGGATGGGCGCGTCGCTGGCCCTGTACGGCTACCCGACGACGACTATCGTCAAAAAGCAGCCGAACGACCAGGTGACGCGGCTCCTCAATGAAAATCGCGAAATGATGGGACTGGAAGTATTTGCCCGCGGCGGGAATGAAATGATCATCGCCGCGCGGGCCTTGAAGCGCAAAAAAATATTGGGATTTTTGGCCGATCAGGACGGCGGATTTTACGGCGTTCCCCAGCCCTTTTTGGGGAAGATGTCGTCGACGCCGCGGGGACCGGCGCAGTTCGCCCGTAAATTCCGATCGCCTATCCTGCCGATTTTTGCGATTCACGACGAACACCACCGTCACCGCGTCGTCATCGGCGAGGTCATGTATTATGAAGATACGGGGAATAAGGACGAAGATATCGCCCGGCTGACCCGGAAGATGGCCGTGCTGACGGAACAGTTTATCAAAGATCACCCGACGGAATGGCTGTGGTTCCAGCACCGCTGGAGCACGGCGCCGGAAGAAATTATAGCGTTGCACCAAGGAGCGGAGGCAGACGGCAGTGACGATAACACAACTCAAGCAGAATAA